A stretch of Pseudomonas sp. LRP2-20 DNA encodes these proteins:
- a CDS encoding SIMPL domain-containing protein (The SIMPL domain is named for its presence in mouse protein SIMPL (signalling molecule that associates with mouse pelle-like kinase). Bacterial member BP26, from Brucella, was shown to assemble into a channel-like structure, while YggE from E. coli has been associated with resistance to oxidative stress.): MHIPRRGAALIMSCGLLASLPALAADEPRFNQVSLRAEVSKEVARDLMVVTLYSEAQNTDPGKLAKQITETMNKAVQQARQVKDVKISQGSRNSYPVYDSKGQKITGWRERAELRLEGADFPALSQLTADLLQDLKMGGMDFSIAPATRKASEDELLKDAVNAFKARAQLATEALGGKGYKVVSLNLNSSGYPRPYLRSAPMAMKAMAADEAAPAPDIEAGTSEVSMNADGLIEVQMP, from the coding sequence ATGCACATCCCACGTCGCGGCGCGGCCCTGATCATGTCCTGCGGCCTGCTCGCCAGCCTGCCGGCACTGGCGGCCGACGAGCCGCGCTTCAACCAGGTATCGCTGCGCGCCGAAGTCAGCAAGGAAGTGGCACGTGACCTGATGGTCGTGACCCTCTACAGCGAAGCGCAGAATACCGACCCAGGCAAGCTCGCCAAGCAGATCACCGAAACCATGAACAAGGCCGTGCAGCAGGCACGCCAGGTCAAGGACGTGAAGATCAGCCAGGGCAGCCGTAACAGCTACCCGGTTTATGACAGCAAGGGCCAGAAGATCACCGGCTGGCGCGAACGCGCCGAGCTGCGCCTGGAAGGTGCCGACTTCCCGGCCCTGTCCCAGCTCACCGCAGACCTGCTGCAGGACCTGAAGATGGGTGGCATGGACTTCTCGATTGCCCCGGCCACGCGCAAGGCCAGCGAGGATGAGCTGCTCAAGGACGCGGTGAATGCGTTCAAGGCCCGTGCGCAGCTGGCCACCGAGGCGCTGGGGGGCAAGGGCTATAAAGTGGTCAGCCTGAACCTGAACAGTTCCGGGTATCCGCGCCCTTACCTGCGCAGCGCCCCAATGGCGATGAAGGCCATGGCGGCCGATGAAGCGGCACCGGCGCCGGATATCGAGGCCGGCACCAGCGAAGTCAGCATGAATGCTGATGGCCTGATCGAAGTGCAGATGCCTTAA
- a CDS encoding ATP-binding protein produces MLAAAQPLSATRQNLWRLTVIRVLVLAAQAGSVGVAYWTDLLPLPWLSLAATLALSSILCAFTALRLRLSLPVTETEYALQLACDLLIHSALLYYSGGSTNPFVSYYLVPLAIAAVTLPWLYSLILSGIALTAYSLLLVQFYPLEGLPMARDKMQVYGMWLSIALAAAVITFFAARMAEELRRQEQLRSERREESLRDEQLLAVATQAAGAAHELGTPLATMSVLLNEMRQDHTDPLLQEDLQILQDQVKLCKETLQQLVRAAEANRRLAVVEQDVTAWLDEALNRWHLMRPEASYRFQRLRDGQVPRLTPPPDLTQALLNLLNNAADACPDDLQVTLDWDAQDILISIRDHGPGVPPAIAEAIGKPFITTKGKGFGLGLFLSKASVTRAGGSVKLYSHEQGGTLTELRLPHGKRGDE; encoded by the coding sequence ATGCTCGCCGCCGCACAACCGTTATCCGCAACACGCCAGAACCTCTGGCGCCTGACTGTCATTCGCGTTCTGGTCCTGGCCGCCCAGGCAGGCTCCGTGGGCGTCGCCTACTGGACCGACCTGCTGCCGCTACCCTGGCTGTCGCTGGCCGCCACCCTGGCGCTGTCGTCGATCCTTTGCGCCTTCACCGCCTTGCGCCTGCGCCTATCGCTGCCGGTCACCGAAACTGAATACGCCCTGCAGCTGGCCTGCGACCTGCTGATTCACAGCGCCTTGCTGTATTACTCCGGCGGCTCGACCAACCCGTTCGTGTCCTATTACCTGGTGCCGCTGGCGATTGCCGCAGTGACCTTGCCGTGGTTGTATTCGCTGATCCTCTCGGGCATCGCCCTGACCGCCTACAGCCTGCTGCTGGTGCAGTTCTACCCGCTCGAGGGGCTGCCGATGGCGCGGGACAAGATGCAGGTCTACGGCATGTGGCTGAGTATTGCCCTGGCCGCCGCCGTGATCACCTTCTTCGCCGCGCGCATGGCCGAAGAACTGCGCCGCCAGGAGCAACTGCGTTCCGAGCGCCGCGAAGAAAGCCTGCGTGACGAGCAACTGCTGGCCGTCGCCACCCAGGCTGCTGGCGCCGCCCACGAACTGGGCACACCCTTGGCGACCATGAGCGTGCTGCTCAATGAAATGCGCCAGGACCACACCGACCCGCTGCTGCAGGAAGACCTGCAGATCCTTCAGGACCAGGTCAAGCTGTGCAAGGAAACCTTGCAGCAACTGGTGCGCGCCGCTGAGGCCAACCGCCGCCTGGCGGTGGTCGAGCAGGATGTCACCGCCTGGCTCGACGAGGCGTTGAACCGCTGGCACCTGATGCGCCCGGAGGCCAGCTATCGCTTCCAGCGCCTGCGCGACGGCCAGGTGCCGCGCCTGACCCCGCCACCGGACCTGACCCAGGCGCTGCTGAACCTGCTGAACAATGCCGCCGATGCCTGCCCCGATGACCTGCAGGTGACCCTTGACTGGGATGCCCAGGACATTCTGATCAGCATCCGCGACCATGGCCCCGGCGTGCCGCCGGCCATTGCCGAAGCGATCGGCAAACCCTTCATTACGACCAAAGGCAAAGGTTTCGGCCTGGGCCTGTTCTTGAGCAAAGCCAGCGTGACCCGTGCGGGCGGTTCGGTGAAACTCTATAGTCATGAACAGGGTGGCACCCTGACCGAATTGCGCCTGCCCCATGGCAAGCGAGGAGATGAATGA
- a CDS encoding response regulator transcription factor, producing the protein MSEENQVEGEELPHLLLVDDDATFTRVMARAMSRRGFRVSTAGSAEEGLILAQQDLPDYATLDLKMEGDSGLVLLPKLLELDPEMRVVILTGYSSIATAVEAVKRGACNYLCKPADADDVLAALLSEHADLDSLVPENPMSVDRLQWEHIQRVLNEHEGNISATARALGMHRRTLQRKLQKRPVRR; encoded by the coding sequence ATGAGCGAAGAAAACCAGGTCGAAGGCGAAGAGCTGCCGCACCTGCTGCTGGTGGACGATGACGCCACCTTCACCCGGGTCATGGCCCGCGCCATGAGCCGCCGCGGTTTCCGCGTGAGCACGGCCGGTTCCGCCGAGGAAGGCCTGATCCTGGCCCAGCAGGACCTGCCGGACTACGCCACGCTGGACCTGAAGATGGAAGGCGACTCGGGCCTGGTGTTGCTGCCCAAGCTGCTGGAGCTGGACCCGGAGATGCGCGTGGTGATCCTGACCGGTTACTCGAGCATCGCCACCGCCGTCGAGGCGGTCAAGCGCGGTGCCTGCAACTACCTGTGCAAGCCGGCCGACGCCGACGACGTGCTGGCAGCACTGCTGTCGGAACATGCCGACCTGGACTCCCTGGTGCCGGAAAACCCGATGTCGGTGGACCGCCTGCAATGGGAGCACATCCAGCGCGTGCTGAACGAGCACGAGGGCAATATCTCCGCCACCGCGCGGGCGCTGGGCATGCACCGCCGGACCTTGCAGCGCAAATTGCAGAAGCGCCCTGTTCGCCGCTGA
- a CDS encoding AEC family transporter: MLALLIQTLNITAPVFAMLFMGVLLKRIHLIDDNFNRVASQLVFNVCMPALLFLGIYHADLTAAVKPKVILYFVAATLVGFAVSWGMAIWRSPLADRGIYTQGAFRGNNGVIGLALAASLYGDYGISLGAVLAGLVILMYNSLSAVVLAVYSPDLKSDPWSICKSILSNPLIISVLVATPMAYGQVPLPNWLLTSGDYLAQMTLPLALICIGGTLSLAALRDSGKLAIDASLVKMVWLPLIGTLGAWLCGFRGAELGILFLYIGSPTAAASYVMARAANGNHELAASIIVITTLMAAITTNIGIFILQWGGWI, translated from the coding sequence ATGCTCGCCCTTCTTATCCAGACGCTGAACATCACGGCGCCCGTCTTCGCCATGCTGTTCATGGGCGTGCTGCTCAAACGCATCCACCTGATCGACGACAATTTCAACCGCGTCGCCTCGCAGCTGGTGTTCAACGTCTGCATGCCGGCATTGCTGTTTCTCGGCATCTATCACGCCGACCTGACAGCGGCAGTCAAACCCAAGGTCATCCTCTACTTCGTCGCCGCCACCCTGGTCGGCTTTGCCGTGTCCTGGGGCATGGCCATCTGGCGCAGCCCGCTGGCCGACCGCGGCATCTACACCCAGGGTGCGTTTCGCGGCAACAACGGCGTGATCGGCCTGGCCCTGGCCGCGAGCCTCTATGGTGACTACGGCATCTCCCTGGGGGCGGTGCTCGCCGGCCTGGTGATCCTCATGTACAACTCGCTGTCGGCGGTGGTGCTGGCGGTGTACAGCCCGGACCTCAAGTCCGACCCCTGGAGCATCTGCAAGAGCATCCTCAGCAACCCGCTGATCATCAGCGTGCTGGTGGCCACGCCGATGGCTTACGGCCAGGTGCCACTGCCCAACTGGCTGCTGACTTCGGGTGACTACCTGGCGCAGATGACCTTGCCGCTGGCGCTGATCTGTATCGGCGGTACCCTGTCGCTGGCGGCGCTGCGCGACAGCGGCAAGCTGGCCATCGATGCCAGCCTGGTGAAGATGGTCTGGCTGCCACTGATCGGCACCTTGGGTGCCTGGTTGTGCGGCTTCCGTGGCGCCGAGCTGGGTATCCTGTTCCTGTACATTGGCAGCCCGACCGCAGCAGCCAGCTACGTCATGGCCCGCGCCGCCAACGGCAACCATGAACTGGCGGCGTCGATCATCGTGATCACCACGCTAATGGCGGCGATCACCACCAATATTGGTATTTTCATCTTGCAGTGGGGCGGATGGATCTAG
- a CDS encoding amino acid permease translates to MQDQSTPEPLKRGLKNRHIQLIALGGAVGTGLFLGIAQTIQLAGPSVLLGYAIAGLMAFFIMRQLGEMVVEEPVAGSFSHFAHQYWSEFAGFVSGWNYWVVYVLVGMAELTAVGIYVQYWWPEFPTWATAAIFFVVINLINLTQVRVYGEMEFWFALVKVVAIVSMIGFGAWMLASGHGGADASVANLWQYGGFFPNGVTGLVMALAVIMFSFGGLELVGITAAEADNPRQSIPKATNQVVYRILIFYIGALAVLLSLYPWQKVVQGGSPFVMIFHELDSDLVATILNIVVLTAALSVYNSCVYANSRMLFGLASQGDAPRQLLKVSRSGVPLTALGVSAFATGMCVLINYMMPGEAFGLLMALAVSALVINWASISITHLKFRKAKLAAGITPFYQSWGHPLTNYLCLAFIVLILVVMYLTPPIRISVLLIPGWIALLWVAFKLKKARQAL, encoded by the coding sequence ATGCAAGACCAGAGCACGCCCGAGCCGTTGAAGCGCGGGCTGAAGAATCGCCATATCCAGCTGATCGCGCTGGGTGGTGCCGTTGGCACCGGGCTGTTCCTGGGCATCGCCCAGACCATCCAGCTGGCCGGCCCCTCCGTTTTGCTGGGTTACGCCATCGCTGGCCTGATGGCCTTCTTCATCATGCGCCAACTGGGTGAGATGGTGGTCGAGGAGCCGGTCGCCGGCAGCTTCAGCCACTTCGCCCACCAATACTGGAGCGAGTTCGCCGGGTTCGTCTCCGGTTGGAACTACTGGGTGGTGTACGTGCTGGTTGGCATGGCCGAACTCACGGCCGTGGGCATCTATGTGCAGTACTGGTGGCCGGAATTCCCGACCTGGGCCACGGCGGCGATCTTCTTCGTGGTGATCAACCTGATCAACCTGACCCAGGTGAGGGTCTACGGCGAGATGGAGTTCTGGTTCGCCCTGGTCAAGGTGGTGGCGATCGTCAGCATGATCGGCTTTGGCGCCTGGATGCTGGCCAGCGGCCATGGCGGCGCGGATGCCAGTGTGGCCAACCTGTGGCAATACGGCGGGTTCTTCCCCAATGGCGTGACCGGGCTGGTGATGGCGCTGGCGGTAATCATGTTCTCGTTCGGTGGCCTGGAGCTGGTCGGCATCACTGCAGCCGAGGCCGACAACCCGCGCCAGAGCATCCCCAAGGCGACCAATCAGGTGGTGTACCGCATCCTGATCTTCTACATCGGCGCCCTGGCCGTGCTGCTGTCGCTGTACCCCTGGCAGAAAGTGGTGCAGGGCGGCAGCCCGTTCGTGATGATCTTCCACGAACTGGACAGCGACCTGGTGGCGACCATCCTCAACATCGTGGTGCTGACCGCGGCGCTGTCGGTGTACAACAGCTGCGTTTATGCCAACAGCCGCATGCTGTTCGGCCTGGCCAGCCAGGGGGATGCGCCGCGTCAGCTGCTCAAGGTCAGCCGCAGCGGCGTGCCACTGACGGCGTTGGGCGTTTCGGCCTTTGCAACCGGCATGTGCGTGCTGATCAACTACATGATGCCTGGTGAGGCGTTCGGGCTGCTGATGGCGCTGGCGGTGTCGGCGCTGGTGATCAACTGGGCCAGCATCAGCATTACCCACCTGAAATTCCGCAAGGCCAAGCTGGCGGCGGGCATTACCCCGTTCTACCAGAGCTGGGGGCACCCGCTGACCAACTACCTGTGCCTGGCGTTCATCGTGCTGATTCTGGTGGTGATGTACCTGACCCCGCCGATTCGCATTTCGGTGCTGCTCATTCCGGGTTGGATTGCGCTGCTATGGGTGGCCTTCAAGCTGAAGAAGGCTCGCCAGGCCCTGTAA
- a CDS encoding carboxymuconolactone decarboxylase family protein, which yields MAESNKTGEQIRRQVMGDAFVDRALGNATDFTQPLQDFVNEHAWGSVWARDGLPLKTRSLITLATLTALKCPQELKGHVRGALNNGCTVEEIREALLHCAVYAGVPAAIDAFRAAQEVIDSYQA from the coding sequence ATGGCTGAGAGCAACAAGACCGGCGAACAGATTCGCCGCCAGGTGATGGGCGATGCCTTCGTCGACCGCGCCCTGGGCAATGCCACCGACTTTACACAGCCGCTTCAGGACTTCGTCAATGAGCATGCCTGGGGCAGTGTCTGGGCACGTGACGGGCTGCCGCTGAAAACCCGCAGCCTGATTACCCTGGCCACGCTGACGGCGCTCAAGTGCCCACAGGAACTCAAGGGGCATGTGCGCGGGGCATTGAACAATGGCTGTACGGTAGAGGAGATTCGCGAAGCGCTACTGCATTGCGCAGTCTATGCGGGGGTGCCGGCGGCGATCGATGCGTTCAGGGCCGCGCAGGAAGTCATCGACAGCTATCAAGCCTGA
- a CDS encoding calcium/sodium antiporter: MGVSLLLLIAGAELLVRAALRLAGRLRVRPLIIGLSLVAFGSTAPQLTVSLQAAYQGAPDVAVGSVIGSNIFNVLVILGLAALIIPLRVSRQLVRLDIPLMIAASGLVYALCANGHLGRFEGLLLLLALAGYLAMLWHQSRNYARTYPAPDAGAASAGRFWSGTLLQVLFGLGLLSLAGHLLLEAAIEVATDLGLSERVIGLTVVAVCTSLPELAAALIAAIRGEREIAVGTVIGSNLFNLLAVLGLTALVTPEPLTISPNALAFDLPVMLGVAALSLPVFYSGYRITRAEGLVFLCLYLVYGLHVAAFTMGMPLAGRLERLMLFYVLPVLVVVLLLTTVRAWRRQH; encoded by the coding sequence ATGGGCGTTTCCCTGCTGCTGCTGATCGCCGGAGCTGAACTGCTGGTGCGCGCGGCGCTGCGCCTGGCCGGGCGCCTGCGCGTGCGGCCATTGATCATCGGCCTGAGCCTGGTGGCCTTCGGCAGTACCGCACCGCAACTGACCGTGAGCCTGCAGGCCGCCTACCAGGGTGCGCCCGACGTGGCCGTGGGCAGCGTGATCGGCAGCAATATCTTCAACGTGCTGGTCATCCTCGGCCTGGCGGCGCTGATCATCCCCTTGCGGGTATCGCGCCAACTGGTGCGCCTGGACATCCCGCTGATGATTGCCGCCAGCGGCCTGGTCTATGCACTCTGTGCCAATGGCCATCTTGGCCGGTTCGAAGGCTTGTTGTTGCTGCTCGCCCTGGCGGGCTACCTGGCCATGCTGTGGCACCAGTCACGCAACTATGCGCGCACCTACCCTGCGCCAGATGCCGGGGCAGCCAGCGCCGGGCGCTTCTGGTCCGGGACACTGCTACAGGTGCTGTTCGGCCTTGGCCTGCTGAGCCTGGCCGGCCACCTGCTGCTGGAAGCTGCCATTGAAGTGGCTACTGATCTGGGCCTGTCCGAACGTGTCATCGGCCTGACCGTGGTCGCGGTATGCACATCGCTGCCTGAGCTTGCCGCCGCGCTGATCGCCGCCATTCGGGGTGAACGGGAAATTGCGGTCGGCACGGTGATCGGCAGCAACCTGTTCAACCTGCTGGCAGTACTCGGCCTGACCGCGCTGGTCACCCCCGAGCCACTGACCATCTCGCCCAATGCACTGGCCTTCGACCTGCCAGTGATGCTTGGCGTCGCCGCGCTGAGCTTGCCGGTGTTCTACTCCGGTTATCGCATCACCCGCGCCGAGGGGCTGGTGTTCCTCTGCCTGTACCTGGTCTACGGCCTGCATGTGGCGGCCTTTACCATGGGCATGCCGCTGGCCGGCCGCCTGGAGCGGTTGATGCTGTTCTACGTTCTGCCGGTGCTCGTGGTGGTGCTGTTGTTAACCACCGTTCGTGCCTGGCGCCGCCAACACTAA
- a CDS encoding septal ring lytic transglycosylase RlpA family protein, which translates to MLKRFLTTLAFFSVLAGCASHDIDPRGYNETGTASYYGSRHHGKRTASGEPFNQHGLTAAHRSLPFGSRVLVTNLANDRSVVVRINDRGPHTRGRLIDLSRAAAEKIGMLRSGTARVRVQGLSD; encoded by the coding sequence TTGCTAAAACGATTCCTCACCACCCTCGCCTTCTTCTCTGTCCTGGCCGGTTGCGCCAGCCATGACATCGACCCCCGCGGTTACAACGAAACCGGCACCGCGTCCTATTACGGCTCGCGCCACCACGGCAAACGCACCGCCAGCGGCGAACCATTCAACCAGCACGGCCTCACCGCCGCCCACCGCAGCCTGCCCTTCGGCAGCCGGGTGCTGGTCACCAACCTGGCCAACGACCGCAGCGTGGTGGTCCGCATCAACGACCGTGGCCCGCACACCCGCGGCCGGTTGATCGACCTGTCACGTGCCGCAGCAGAAAAAATCGGCATGCTCCGTAGCGGAACGGCGCGCGTCCGGGTACAAGGTCTGAGCGACTGA
- the gatB gene encoding Asp-tRNA(Asn)/Glu-tRNA(Gln) amidotransferase subunit GatB, which produces MQWEVVIGLEIHTQLATQSKIFSGSATTFGSEPNTQASLVDLGMPGVLPVLNQEAVRMACMFGLAIDAEIGKRNVFARKNYFYPDLPKGYQISQMDLPIVGKGHLDIALEDGTIKRIGVTRAHLEEDAGKSLHEDFSGSTGIDLNRAGTPLLEIVSEPDMRSAKEAVAYVKAIHALVRYLGICDGNMAEGSLRCDCNVSIRPKGQAEFGTRCEIKNVNSFRFIERAINSEIQRQIDLIEDGGKVVQETRLYDPNKDETRSMRSKEEANDYRYFPDPDLLPVVIEDSFLETVRAGLPELPPQKVERFQSQYGLSAYDANVLASSREQADYFEEVVKIGGDAKLAANWVMVELGSLLNKLGIEIDQAPVSAAHLGGMLLRIRDNTISGKIAKTVFEAMAAGEGDADSIIASKGLKQVTDTGAIDKMLDEMLAANAEQVEQYRAADEAKRGKMFGFFVGQAMKASKGKANPGQVNQLLKAKLEG; this is translated from the coding sequence ATGCAATGGGAAGTTGTGATCGGGCTGGAGATTCATACCCAGCTGGCCACCCAGTCGAAGATCTTCTCCGGCAGCGCCACCACCTTCGGCTCCGAGCCGAACACCCAGGCCAGCCTGGTTGACCTGGGCATGCCCGGCGTACTGCCGGTGCTGAACCAGGAAGCCGTGCGCATGGCCTGCATGTTCGGCCTGGCGATCGATGCCGAGATCGGCAAGCGCAACGTGTTCGCGCGCAAGAACTACTTCTACCCCGACCTGCCCAAGGGCTACCAGATCAGCCAGATGGACCTGCCGATCGTCGGCAAGGGCCACCTGGACATCGCCCTGGAAGACGGCACCATCAAGCGCATCGGTGTCACCCGCGCGCACCTGGAAGAGGACGCCGGCAAGAGCCTGCACGAAGACTTCAGCGGCTCCACCGGCATCGACCTCAACCGTGCCGGCACGCCGCTGCTGGAAATCGTCTCTGAGCCGGACATGCGCAGCGCCAAGGAAGCCGTGGCTTACGTCAAGGCCATCCACGCCCTGGTGCGCTACCTGGGCATCTGCGACGGCAACATGGCCGAGGGCTCGCTGCGCTGCGACTGCAACGTGTCGATCCGCCCGAAAGGCCAGGCCGAGTTCGGCACCCGCTGCGAGATCAAGAACGTCAACTCGTTCCGCTTCATCGAGCGCGCGATCAACAGCGAGATCCAGCGCCAGATCGACCTCATCGAGGACGGTGGCAAGGTGGTGCAGGAAACCCGCCTGTACGACCCGAACAAGGACGAGACCCGCTCCATGCGCAGCAAGGAGGAAGCCAACGACTACCGTTACTTCCCCGACCCGGACCTGCTGCCGGTGGTGATCGAGGACAGCTTCCTCGAAACCGTTCGCGCGGGCTTGCCGGAGCTGCCACCGCAAAAGGTCGAGCGCTTCCAGAGTCAGTACGGCCTGTCGGCCTACGACGCCAACGTACTGGCGTCCAGCCGCGAACAGGCGGACTACTTCGAAGAAGTGGTGAAGATCGGTGGCGACGCCAAACTGGCCGCCAACTGGGTCATGGTCGAGCTGGGCAGCCTGCTGAACAAGCTCGGCATCGAGATCGACCAGGCGCCGGTCAGCGCCGCGCACCTGGGCGGCATGCTGCTGCGCATTCGCGACAACACCATCAGCGGCAAGATCGCCAAGACTGTGTTCGAAGCCATGGCCGCCGGTGAAGGCGATGCCGACAGCATCATCGCAAGCAAAGGCCTCAAGCAGGTTACCGACACCGGCGCGATCGACAAGATGCTCGACGAAATGCTCGCGGCCAATGCCGAACAGGTCGAACAGTACCGCGCCGCCGACGAGGCCAAGCGCGGCAAGATGTTCGGCTTCTTCGTCGGCCAGGCGATGAAGGCGTCCAAAGGCAAGGCCAACCCGGGGCAGGTGAACCAATTGCTCAAGGCCAAGCTCGAAGGGTGA
- the gatA gene encoding Asp-tRNA(Asn)/Glu-tRNA(Gln) amidotransferase subunit GatA: protein MHELTLAEIARGLADKSFSSEELTGALLARVKQIDPQINSFISVTEELALGQARAADARRAAGETGALLGAPIAHKDLFCTLGVRTSCGSKMLDNFKAPYDATVVAKLAEAGMVTLGKTNMDEFAMGSANESSHYGAVKNPWNLEHVPGGSSGGSAAAVAARLLPATTGTDTGGSIRQPAALTNLTGLKPTYGRVSRWGMIAYASSLDQGGPLARTAEDCALLLQGMAGFDAKDSTSIDEPVPDYSASLNGSLQGLRIGLPKEYFGAGLDPRIAELVQASVKELEKLGAVVKEISLPNMQHAIPAYYVIAPAEASSNLSRFDGVRFGYRCEEPKDLTDLYKRSRGEGFGAEVQRRIMVGTYALSAGYYDAYYVKAQQIRRLIKNDFMAAFNDVDLILGPTTPNPAWKLGAKSSDPVAAYLEDVYTITANLAGLPGLSMPAGFVDGLPVGVQLLAPYFQEGRLLNVAHRYQQVTDWHTRAPNGF from the coding sequence ATGCATGAATTGACCCTGGCCGAGATCGCCCGCGGACTCGCCGACAAGTCGTTTTCCTCCGAAGAGCTGACCGGCGCCCTGCTGGCGCGCGTCAAGCAGATCGACCCACAGATCAACAGCTTCATCAGCGTCACCGAGGAACTGGCCCTGGGCCAGGCACGCGCCGCCGACGCCCGTCGCGCCGCTGGCGAGACCGGTGCGCTGCTGGGTGCTCCGATCGCCCACAAAGACCTGTTCTGCACTCTCGGCGTACGCACCAGCTGCGGCTCGAAGATGCTCGACAACTTCAAGGCGCCATATGACGCCACCGTGGTCGCCAAGCTGGCCGAAGCCGGCATGGTCACCCTGGGCAAGACCAACATGGACGAATTCGCCATGGGTTCGGCCAACGAATCCAGCCACTACGGTGCGGTGAAGAACCCGTGGAACCTCGAGCACGTGCCAGGCGGCTCGTCCGGCGGTTCGGCCGCGGCCGTGGCCGCGCGCTTGCTGCCGGCCACCACCGGCACCGACACCGGCGGCTCGATCCGCCAGCCGGCAGCACTGACCAACCTCACCGGCCTCAAGCCGACGTACGGTCGTGTGTCGCGCTGGGGCATGATCGCCTACGCCTCCAGCCTCGACCAGGGTGGCCCACTGGCACGCACCGCCGAAGACTGCGCCCTGCTGCTGCAAGGCATGGCCGGCTTCGACGCCAAGGATTCCACCAGCATCGATGAGCCGGTGCCGGACTACAGCGCCAGCCTCAATGGCTCGCTGCAGGGCCTGCGCATCGGCCTGCCGAAGGAATACTTCGGCGCCGGCCTCGACCCGCGCATTGCCGAACTGGTCCAGGCCAGCGTCAAGGAGCTGGAAAAGCTCGGCGCGGTGGTCAAGGAAATCAGCCTGCCGAACATGCAGCACGCCATTCCGGCGTACTACGTGATCGCCCCGGCCGAGGCCTCCTCCAACCTGTCGCGTTTCGACGGCGTGCGCTTCGGCTACCGCTGCGAAGAGCCGAAAGACCTCACCGACCTGTACAAGCGTTCCCGTGGCGAAGGCTTCGGCGCCGAAGTGCAGCGCCGCATCATGGTCGGCACCTACGCCCTGTCGGCCGGCTACTATGACGCCTACTACGTCAAGGCGCAGCAGATCCGCCGCCTGATCAAGAACGACTTCATGGCCGCCTTCAACGATGTCGACCTGATCCTCGGCCCGACCACGCCGAACCCGGCCTGGAAGCTGGGCGCCAAGAGCAGCGACCCGGTCGCCGCGTACCTGGAAGACGTCTACACCATCACCGCCAACCTGGCGGGCCTGCCCGGCCTGTCGATGCCAGCCGGCTTCGTCGATGGCCTGCCGGTCGGCGTGCAGCTGCTGGCCCCGTACTTCCAGGAAGGCCGCCTGCTCAACGTCGCGCACCGTTACCAGCAAGTCACCGACTGGCACACCCGCGCCCCTAACGGCTTCTGA
- the gatC gene encoding Asp-tRNA(Asn)/Glu-tRNA(Gln) amidotransferase subunit GatC, with product MALERSDVEKIAHLARLGLNDGELPRITDALNSILGLVDQMQAVDTNGIEPLAHPLEASQRLRPDQVTESNQRDAYQAIAPSTESGLYLVPKVIE from the coding sequence ATGGCGCTTGAACGCAGCGACGTGGAAAAGATCGCCCATCTGGCCCGCCTGGGCCTGAATGACGGCGAACTGCCACGCATTACTGACGCCCTGAACAGCATTCTCGGCCTGGTCGACCAGATGCAAGCGGTCGATACCAACGGCATCGAGCCCCTGGCCCACCCCCTGGAGGCCAGCCAGCGCCTGCGTCCCGACCAGGTCACCGAAAGCAACCAGCGCGACGCCTACCAGGCCATCGCACCCTCGACCGAAAGCGGTCTGTACCTGGTTCCCAAAGTCATCGAGTAA